From a single Gimesia fumaroli genomic region:
- a CDS encoding glycosyltransferase: MTKKIRILFAIGSLGGGGAERVLLDQLARLDRDKFTPLLYLVSHSGSLLEELPKDVPVFAFASRNDTPRWNWPGRIHRQLVSDLASVIREQQVDLVFDHTFHMTLIAGPATRKTKTPRVSLIVCDPEQDLTNSESRFLFFKKRLLQQAYQSADSVISVSEGVRQAAITYYDLDPALVQTIYNPINLERIDALYAQGDLRLDPDKFHIVSCGRLHPQKGFGFLLEAAEKLIYQNGLTDLRFHILGEGPSREELQREIKQRQLSEFVVLEGFQDNPFQYYREAQLFCLPSLYEGFGLVLAEAMACRIPVLATDCPSGPAEILEHGKYGRLVPPANADALADQISDAVSNYEAWQSLVPEARKRVETMFDAGGVMGKLEALFERVAAE, encoded by the coding sequence ATGACAAAAAAGATACGGATTCTTTTTGCGATTGGAAGCCTGGGAGGAGGGGGAGCCGAACGTGTGCTGCTGGATCAACTGGCCCGATTAGACCGCGACAAGTTTACGCCGCTGTTGTATCTGGTATCGCATTCTGGTTCGCTGCTGGAAGAGCTTCCCAAAGATGTGCCTGTGTTTGCCTTCGCTTCACGGAATGACACACCGCGCTGGAACTGGCCGGGGCGAATTCATCGCCAACTGGTTTCTGATCTGGCGTCTGTCATTCGGGAACAGCAGGTTGATCTGGTCTTCGATCATACCTTTCATATGACATTGATCGCAGGCCCTGCCACCAGAAAAACGAAGACCCCGCGAGTCTCGTTAATCGTTTGTGATCCGGAACAGGATCTCACCAACAGCGAAAGTCGGTTTCTGTTCTTCAAAAAACGTCTGTTGCAACAGGCATATCAGTCGGCGGATAGCGTGATTTCTGTTTCTGAAGGAGTAAGGCAGGCGGCGATTACATATTACGATTTAGATCCCGCGCTCGTGCAGACAATCTATAATCCGATTAACTTGGAACGCATTGATGCGCTCTACGCTCAGGGAGACTTGCGTCTGGACCCCGACAAATTTCATATCGTCAGTTGCGGGCGGCTGCATCCGCAAAAAGGGTTTGGTTTTTTACTGGAAGCGGCTGAAAAACTGATTTATCAGAACGGCTTGACCGATTTACGCTTTCATATTCTGGGAGAAGGTCCGAGTCGGGAAGAGTTACAGCGAGAGATCAAACAGCGTCAGCTTAGCGAATTTGTTGTGCTGGAAGGGTTTCAGGACAACCCGTTTCAATATTATCGCGAGGCACAATTGTTCTGCCTGCCTTCCCTGTATGAAGGATTTGGCCTGGTGCTGGCGGAGGCGATGGCGTGTCGGATTCCCGTACTCGCGACGGATTGCCCCAGTGGCCCTGCTGAAATTCTGGAGCACGGGAAATATGGACGTCTGGTTCCGCCCGCCAATGCAGACGCGCTGGCAGACCAGATTTCTGATGCCGTTTCCAATTATGAAGCCTGGCAGTCGCTTGTGCCTGAAGCGCGGAAGCGTGTGGAAACGATGTTTGATGCGGGGGGCGTGATGGGGAAGCTGGAAGCACTCTTTGAGCGCGTCGCTGCGGAATAA
- a CDS encoding rhomboid family intramembrane serine protease, with product MRKIGSLESEQQARHLADYLLAQGVDINVESSGDQWTIWVLDEDQVEQSKAELAEFSRNPEAEKYLSARLQANAIRDERIKKVREDVKNRVDVRETWNRPFTSRCPVTSLLIGVSVVVFLFMQSNEYENQVRQALSICTFKTSGNMISYDTRLVDVRDGEVWRLITPIFIHFGVFHILFNSIMTYQLGGAIEMNRGSTRLALLVLLTAVPSNLAQFYWSGPGFGGLSGVVYGMFGYMWMKSQFDPRSNFYIPPNMVFILIGWFFLCMTGLVGNVANLAHGFGLGTGMVIGIGASFLKQAGKSR from the coding sequence ATGAGAAAAATTGGCTCGCTCGAATCCGAGCAGCAGGCAAGGCATTTAGCGGATTATCTGTTGGCGCAGGGAGTCGACATCAATGTAGAGTCGTCCGGCGATCAATGGACGATCTGGGTGTTAGATGAAGATCAGGTCGAACAGTCCAAAGCGGAACTCGCCGAGTTTTCCAGGAATCCAGAAGCCGAAAAATATCTGAGTGCACGGCTGCAGGCGAATGCGATTCGAGATGAGCGAATCAAAAAAGTACGCGAGGACGTCAAAAACCGGGTTGATGTGCGCGAGACCTGGAATCGGCCCTTTACCAGTCGTTGCCCGGTCACCTCTTTGCTGATCGGCGTGAGTGTGGTTGTGTTTTTATTCATGCAGTCAAATGAATATGAAAACCAGGTCAGGCAGGCCTTGAGTATCTGCACCTTCAAAACATCAGGCAACATGATCAGCTACGATACCCGTCTGGTTGATGTACGCGATGGGGAAGTCTGGAGACTGATCACTCCGATCTTTATTCATTTTGGCGTGTTTCACATATTGTTTAACTCAATCATGACCTATCAGCTGGGGGGCGCGATTGAAATGAATCGCGGCAGTACCCGGCTGGCGCTGTTAGTGTTATTGACGGCCGTTCCCTCTAATCTCGCACAGTTTTACTGGTCTGGTCCCGGCTTTGGTGGTTTATCAGGGGTGGTGTATGGCATGTTTGGTTATATGTGGATGAAGAGCCAGTTTGATCCGAGATCGAATTTTTATATTCCACCCAATATGGTGTTTATTCTGATCGGCTGGTTTTTTCTGTGCATGACCGGCCTGGTCGGGAATGTTGCTAATCTGGCGCATGGATTCGGATTGGGAACAGGTATGGTGATCGGCATCGGAGCGTCGTTTTTAAAGCAAGCCGGCAAATCAAGGTGA
- a CDS encoding M16 family metallopeptidase, with the protein MSFASHTSLSAAGDPAPPEKIRTVEGITEYSLENGMKVLLFPDASSPKVTVNLTLLVGSRHEGYGETGMAHLLEHMLFKGTPTHQNIPKDLQSRGAQFNGTTWYDRTNYYETLPASEDNLEFALKMEADRMMNSYVKAEDLASEMTVVRNEFERGENSPSRMLMQKVMASAFEWHNYGKSTIGNRADIERVPVDRLKKFYKKYYQPDNAVLIVAGKFDQAEALKLINQYFGTIPRPERKLDKTYTEEPAQEGERILTLRRIGEVPSVGVVYHIPAAAHKDMAALDVLESTLTDDPSGVLYQALVKTKKASSVSGSIFALHDPGVLRLMVEIVKGNDPQVILGILFDTLQEVRDKGISAENVARAKEKLLKQYEQAENNSSRLAVELSEWVAMGDWRLRFLYRDALEKVTPEDVKRVADEYLRANNRTVGIFEPVKESQKVAIPQVADIEKMIGDYKGREGVAMGEDFDVSPENIDKRTTVKTLPGGVKVALLAKKTRGEEVNLRMTLRYGSLENLQGKRTACEFLPVIMKRGTKNKTRQEIEDELNKLRAQLSLSGSAGEVNVGIKTRKESLGKVLEILKEILREPTLPASELELLKTQQIAMLEKQKTDPQSRAILSVRRQLRPYSEQDPRYVPDIDQEIARVKSLSQSDLQSLYENYLGASVGEIAVVGDFSEEEVYSQLGSVLENWKSEAAYAHIPAEAHDIPGKLTEIIIPDKANAFYFGGLTFPMNSTSPDYPDLIVAGSVLGSSGLSSRLGDRVRQKEGLAYGVGAFIHADTIDMRGSISLYASCNPDNMEKVETAIKEELALLISKGITKEELANAQKGYLEKQEVSRTSDASLASILTTNLFADRNMTYYSELEQKINAVTADAAQQAFAKYIHPENLIIVVSGSLKSQE; encoded by the coding sequence ATGAGCTTTGCTTCCCACACCTCTCTTTCAGCAGCGGGGGATCCTGCTCCTCCTGAAAAAATCAGAACGGTAGAAGGCATTACCGAGTATTCATTGGAAAACGGCATGAAAGTGCTGCTGTTTCCCGATGCTTCCAGTCCCAAGGTGACCGTCAATTTGACACTTCTGGTCGGGTCCCGTCATGAAGGATATGGCGAGACCGGCATGGCGCACCTTCTGGAGCACATGTTGTTCAAAGGAACGCCTACGCATCAGAATATTCCCAAGGACCTGCAGTCCCGCGGTGCCCAGTTTAACGGGACCACCTGGTATGACCGTACAAACTATTACGAAACATTGCCCGCTAGCGAGGACAATCTGGAGTTCGCGCTGAAGATGGAAGCCGACCGCATGATGAACAGTTACGTCAAGGCGGAAGATCTGGCTTCCGAAATGACCGTCGTGCGAAACGAATTTGAACGCGGCGAAAACAGTCCTTCACGAATGTTGATGCAGAAAGTGATGGCATCTGCCTTCGAATGGCACAATTACGGGAAATCGACCATTGGTAACCGGGCTGATATCGAGCGGGTTCCCGTCGATCGACTAAAAAAGTTTTACAAGAAATATTATCAGCCGGATAATGCCGTGCTGATTGTGGCGGGAAAATTCGATCAGGCCGAAGCATTGAAGCTGATCAACCAATATTTCGGCACGATCCCCCGCCCCGAGCGAAAACTGGACAAAACTTATACGGAAGAGCCCGCCCAGGAAGGCGAGCGTATCCTCACTCTGCGCCGAATTGGTGAAGTTCCTTCGGTCGGCGTGGTGTATCACATTCCGGCAGCCGCCCATAAAGATATGGCGGCTTTGGATGTGCTGGAATCAACGCTGACCGATGATCCATCCGGCGTTCTCTATCAGGCACTGGTGAAAACCAAGAAAGCCTCAAGTGTTTCGGGGTCGATCTTCGCATTACACGATCCGGGTGTATTACGCCTGATGGTGGAAATCGTCAAAGGCAACGATCCGCAGGTTATTCTGGGGATTCTGTTTGATACGCTGCAAGAAGTCCGCGATAAAGGGATCTCCGCTGAGAATGTGGCGCGTGCCAAAGAAAAACTGCTCAAACAATACGAACAGGCTGAGAATAACAGTTCCCGTCTGGCAGTCGAGTTGTCTGAATGGGTGGCGATGGGAGACTGGCGGCTGCGGTTCCTGTATCGGGATGCACTGGAAAAAGTCACTCCCGAAGACGTCAAACGCGTGGCAGACGAATATCTGAGAGCAAACAACCGGACGGTTGGAATCTTCGAACCGGTTAAGGAAAGCCAGAAAGTGGCAATTCCACAAGTTGCCGACATCGAGAAAATGATTGGCGACTACAAGGGGCGTGAAGGCGTAGCGATGGGAGAAGACTTTGATGTGTCTCCCGAGAACATTGACAAACGCACGACCGTCAAAACCTTGCCGGGCGGCGTTAAAGTCGCTTTACTTGCGAAGAAAACTCGCGGCGAAGAAGTGAATCTGAGAATGACCCTGCGATATGGTAGTCTGGAAAACCTGCAAGGCAAACGGACTGCCTGCGAATTTCTACCTGTGATCATGAAGCGGGGAACGAAAAATAAAACCCGCCAGGAAATTGAAGACGAACTGAATAAGCTGCGTGCGCAATTAAGTCTTTCCGGATCGGCTGGTGAAGTTAATGTGGGCATCAAAACCCGCAAAGAGAGTCTGGGGAAAGTACTGGAAATCCTTAAAGAGATTCTCCGCGAGCCAACTCTGCCCGCATCAGAGCTGGAACTTTTGAAGACTCAGCAAATTGCGATGCTGGAGAAACAGAAAACCGATCCGCAGTCGCGGGCGATTCTGTCAGTACGGCGTCAGCTCAGGCCATACAGTGAGCAAGATCCGCGTTACGTGCCTGATATTGATCAGGAAATTGCGCGCGTCAAATCACTTTCGCAAAGTGATCTACAGTCGTTATACGAGAATTATCTCGGTGCGTCCGTTGGTGAAATTGCGGTTGTCGGCGATTTTTCTGAAGAGGAAGTCTATTCACAACTGGGGTCTGTTCTGGAAAACTGGAAATCGGAAGCCGCCTATGCTCATATCCCGGCAGAAGCACACGACATTCCTGGAAAGCTGACAGAAATCATCATTCCCGATAAAGCAAATGCCTTCTATTTTGGCGGTCTGACTTTTCCGATGAACAGCACGTCTCCCGACTATCCGGATCTGATTGTCGCTGGTTCGGTACTCGGTTCGAGTGGACTCTCTTCTCGACTGGGTGACCGGGTGCGACAGAAAGAAGGACTCGCTTACGGCGTGGGTGCATTCATTCATGCTGACACGATTGATATGCGAGGCTCGATTTCCCTTTATGCCAGCTGTAACCCCGACAACATGGAGAAAGTTGAAACCGCCATCAAAGAAGAGTTGGCACTGTTGATCTCCAAAGGGATTACGAAAGAAGAGTTGGCGAATGCCCAGAAAGGATATCTGGAGAAGCAGGAAGTTTCGCGGACCAGCGATGCTTCACTGGCGTCAATTCTGACTACGAATCTGTTCGCCGATCGGAATATGACCTATTACTCAGAGCTGGAACAGAAAATCAATGCGGTGACTGCTGACGCGGCGCAACAGGCGTTTGCCAAGTACATTCACCCGGAAAATCTGATTATTGTTGTTTCCGGCAGTTTGAAGAGCCAAGAGTAA